Proteins co-encoded in one Metabacillus sp. KUDC1714 genomic window:
- the fbpA gene encoding Fur-regulated basic protein FbpA, producing MSKMLQNALEEQRNYYSQKLLAIGVYNTQVLRKMTLTELKNEYNYFYHNDPQVKRNRTI from the coding sequence ATGAGTAAAATGCTTCAAAATGCACTTGAGGAACAAAGAAATTATTACTCTCAAAAATTACTCGCCATTGGAGTATACAATACACAAGTCCTGAGGAAGATGACCCTTACTGAATTAAAGAATGAGTACAATTATTTTTATCATAATGATCCACAAGTAAAAAGAAATCGGACGATTTAA
- a CDS encoding nucleotidyltransferase domain-containing protein → MEIAIKELLNTLEKQENITILFACESGSRAWGTDSASSDYDVRFIYIQEVDWYLQLFEGRDVIEISPNDKVEMVGWDLKKALKLLQKSNPTLLEWIHSPIIYLCESAFTAKLKTLSQLAFSSIPTIHHYLNMARKNYQSLPKEKRTTTKRYLNILRPLLSCLWILDNQEMPKNDITLLSHQYMNDPKLDQQIDLLLQSKQNGQEYFESMHLNKYFEETFSVIEERIKNVQKVNLMPINTLNDFFLEIVKKGNS, encoded by the coding sequence ATGGAGATTGCCATTAAGGAGTTGTTAAATACGCTTGAAAAGCAAGAAAATATTACGATTCTTTTTGCATGTGAATCAGGTAGTCGTGCTTGGGGCACCGATTCTGCTAGTAGTGATTATGATGTGCGTTTTATCTATATCCAAGAGGTAGATTGGTACTTACAACTATTTGAAGGTCGTGATGTAATCGAAATTTCACCAAATGATAAAGTAGAGATGGTTGGTTGGGATCTAAAAAAAGCACTAAAACTTTTGCAAAAGTCAAATCCAACATTACTTGAATGGATCCATTCACCAATTATCTATTTATGCGAATCAGCCTTCACAGCTAAACTTAAAACACTATCACAATTAGCTTTTTCGTCAATACCAACCATTCATCATTATTTAAATATGGCGAGGAAAAATTATCAATCTTTACCAAAGGAAAAGAGAACTACAACAAAAAGATATTTAAATATTTTAAGACCATTACTGTCATGTTTATGGATTTTAGACAATCAAGAAATGCCAAAAAATGATATTACTTTACTCTCTCACCAGTATATGAATGATCCAAAACTAGATCAACAAATTGACCTATTACTACAATCAAAACAAAATGGTCAAGAATATTTTGAGTCTATGCATCTAAATAAATATTTTGAAGAAACATTCTCGGTTATTGAAGAAAGGATTAAAAATGTCCAAAAAGTTAACCTGATGCCAATAAACACATTAAATGATTTTTTTTTAGAGATTGTAAAAAAAGGTAACTCTTAA
- a CDS encoding MarR family winged helix-turn-helix transcriptional regulator yields the protein MRSYTEEELQSALDLFRIFARAFKSVSEHSIRDSKEHGFNPTEFAVLELLFTRGPQKLQQIGSRLLLVSGNVTYVIDKLEKNEFIYREQDPKDKRSVYAKLTDKGQKYLDEIYPIHAIRIARAFSGLSAEEQEELKALLKKAGVHSQHLLFR from the coding sequence ATGAGATCATACACGGAAGAAGAGTTACAGAGTGCATTAGATTTGTTTCGAATTTTTGCAAGGGCTTTCAAAAGTGTTTCAGAGCATTCAATTCGTGATAGCAAGGAACACGGATTTAACCCAACGGAATTCGCTGTATTGGAATTGCTTTTTACAAGGGGACCACAAAAGTTACAGCAGATTGGGTCGAGATTATTATTAGTTAGTGGAAATGTAACGTATGTCATTGATAAGCTTGAAAAGAATGAATTTATTTACCGGGAGCAAGATCCTAAGGATAAACGCTCTGTTTATGCGAAATTAACAGATAAAGGACAGAAATACTTGGATGAAATATATCCAATACATGCTATTCGCATAGCCCGTGCATTTTCTGGTCTCTCTGCAGAAGAGCAGGAAGAATTGAAAGCGCTATTAAAAAAAGCAGGCGTACATAGTCAGCATTTGCTATTTAGATAG